GATTGCCTACGTGGCATGCGACGACCCCTCTGACGAGCACTACGACGAACTCCAGGCAATGGCCAAGCAACTCCGTGCGCTGCACGACCGGCTTGGGAATCCGTACAGGCTGCATTCCCTACCCATGCCACGCCCATGCTATGATTCGGACGGACAAAGGCTTCCCGCTACGTACGCCAATTTCCTCGTCATTAACGGGGCCGTGTTGGTACCAACCTACGATGACCCCGCCGACGACACGGCGCTGTCGATTCTGGGGGCGTGTTTTCCCGGGCGCGAGATTGTCGGAATCGATTGCCGAAGCCTAGTTTTGCAGCATGGGTCTCTGCATTGCGTGACCATGCAGTTTCCTGAAGGAGTCCTCGGTTGAACGAAAAACTGCGAGTAGCCCTGGTTCAACACCCCTGCGGTGAAGACCGCCCAAACAATGTCGCCACAACCCTGGAGCGCATTCGCTACGCCGCGGAACGCGGGGCCAAGATGGCCGTATTGCAGGAACTGCATTGCGGTCGGTACTTCCCGCAAACCGAGAACGCGGAATACTTCGATTGGTCCGAATCTATCCCCGGCCCCACATCGGTGCGTTTTGGGAATCTCGCCAGAGAATTGGGAGTCGTTATCGTGGCGTCGCTCTTTGAACGGCGTACCGCGGGCATCTATCACAACACCGCTGTGGTCTTCGACAGCGACGGCTCTATCGCGGGGAAATACCGGAAGATGCATATCCCCGACGATCCCGGCTTCTATGAGAAGTTTTACTTCACCCCCGGCGATTTGGGTTTGCACCCCATACAAACCTCCGTGGGGAAGATCGGCGTGCTCATCTGCTGGGACCAGTGGTTTCCCGAGGCCGCCCGACTCATGACTCTCCGCGGAGCCGAAATGCTCGTCTACCCCACCGCCATCGGGTGGAACCCTTCCGACTCCGAAGACGAAAAGGAACGTCAGCGCGACGCCTGGATGACCCTCCAACGCGGACATGCAATCGCCAACGGAGTCCCCGTGGTGAGCGTCAACCGAGTCGGATTCGAACCCGACCCTTCCGGTGTGACTCCAGGCATAGACTTCTGGGGAAATAGCTTCGCGGCCGGCCCGCAAGGC
The sequence above is drawn from the Candidatus Hydrogenedentota bacterium genome and encodes:
- a CDS encoding carbon-nitrogen hydrolase; its protein translation is MNEKLRVALVQHPCGEDRPNNVATTLERIRYAAERGAKMAVLQELHCGRYFPQTENAEYFDWSESIPGPTSVRFGNLARELGVVIVASLFERRTAGIYHNTAVVFDSDGSIAGKYRKMHIPDDPGFYEKFYFTPGDLGLHPIQTSVGKIGVLICWDQWFPEAARLMTLRGAEMLVYPTAIGWNPSDSEDEKERQRDAWMTLQRGHAIANGVPVVSVNRVGFEPDPSGVTPGIDFWGNSFAAGPQGEVLCCASASEEVTLCAEIDLTRSEEVRRIWPFLRDRRIDAYAGLESRYLD